A genomic window from Diospyros lotus cultivar Yz01 chromosome 2, ASM1463336v1, whole genome shotgun sequence includes:
- the LOC127794593 gene encoding stem-specific protein TSJT1-like, producing the protein MLAIFKQGLADPPKELNSPASLRSSKKPKLPQDILKDFLANCKSKDALSIAFANNAFLAFAPSDSSSSSTDQQQRLFCVVDGIYCIFIGSLNNLCSLNRQYGLGKANEAMFVIEAYRTLRDRGPYPAHQVLKELEGSFGFVLFDVKAGTVFVAQGANEAVKFYWGVGADGSVVISDNQRAMKDSCAKSFAPFPSGCMYHTVRGLMSFEHPMNKMKAMPRVDSEGTMCGAYFKVDAFSRMSSMPRVGSAANWATWGP; encoded by the exons ATGTTGGCAATATTCAAGCAGGGATTGGCCGATCCGCCAAAGGAGCTGAACAGCCCAGCCTCCTTGCGATCTTCCAAGAAGCCAAAGCTTCCCCAAGACATTCTCAAGGATTTCTTGGCCAATTGCAAGTCCAAGGACGCTCTCTCCATTGCCTTCGCAAACAATGCCTTCCTCGCTTTTGCTCCTTCCGATAGCTCATCCTCCTCCACTGATCAACAACAGAG GTTGTTTTGTGTTGTGGATGGGATATACTGCATCTTCATAGGGAGCTTAAATAACCTATGCAGCCTCAACAGGCAGTATGGGCTGGGCAAGGCCAATGAGGCCATGTTTGTGATAGAGGCCTACCGGACCCTCCGGGACCGAGGCCCGTACCCGGCCCACCAGGTCCTCAAAGAACTGGAGGGGAGCTTTGGGTTTGTGCTCTTTGATGTAAAGGCTGGAACTGTCTTTGTTGCACAG GGTGCAAATGAAGCTGTGAAGTTCTACTGGGGGGTAGGAGCTGATGGGTCTGTTGTGATCTCTGATAACCAGAGGGCTATGAAGGATAGCTGCGCTAAATCGTTTGCCCCTTTCCCATCTG GGTGCATGTACCACACTGTGAGGGGCCTGATGAGCTTTGAGCACCCAATGAACAAGATGAAAGCCATGCCTAGGGTTGACAGTGAAGGCACCATGTGTGGGGCCTACTTCAAGGTGGATGCCTTTTCAAGGATGAGCAGCATGCCAAGGGTTGGAAGTGCAGCCAATTGGGCGACTTGGGGACCCTAA